A genomic region of Streptosporangium lutulentum contains the following coding sequences:
- a CDS encoding transglutaminase domain-containing protein, which yields MLDLTAELRTAGAVGERDLLIAAHRLVAARVRPVYGMDDRQPVSVTLALGRGSCSQRMAVLEAVARACGIATRVRGLLVDGRFWYPRFPRMGALIPHRVVLAWPEFRFDGRWVSVSGLYGDLTALRAGGGFTNDGGETLFDAIARTAVDWDGVTCSSCDLSAHVSADLGYFDSRDELFETHGQTLCRPARIVANPIMGRRSA from the coding sequence GTGCTGGACCTGACGGCCGAGCTCCGAACCGCCGGCGCCGTCGGCGAGCGGGACCTGTTGATCGCGGCCCATCGCCTTGTCGCCGCACGCGTCCGCCCGGTCTACGGGATGGACGACCGGCAGCCGGTTTCCGTGACGCTCGCGCTGGGCCGGGGCTCGTGCAGTCAGCGGATGGCGGTGCTGGAGGCCGTGGCGCGTGCCTGCGGGATCGCCACCAGGGTCAGAGGACTGCTGGTGGACGGCCGGTTCTGGTATCCCCGCTTCCCTCGGATGGGTGCGCTGATCCCTCATCGGGTGGTGCTCGCCTGGCCCGAGTTCCGTTTCGACGGACGATGGGTCTCGGTCTCCGGGCTCTACGGTGACCTGACGGCGTTGCGAGCGGGGGGAGGATTCACCAACGACGGTGGAGAGACCCTCTTCGACGCGATCGCTCGCACCGCGGTCGACTGGGACGGCGTGACCTGCTCCTCCTGCGACCTGTCGGCCCACGTGTCGGCCGACCTGGGCTACTTCGACTCTCGCGACGAACTGTTCGAGACACATGGTCAGACCCTGTGCCGGCCGGCCAGGATCGTCGCCAACCCGATCATGGGTCGTCGATCCGCGTGA
- a CDS encoding zinc ribbon domain-containing protein translates to MNTLLTGTVARLSDPPGTSGGGCAGGRVFSDGRMLRYDATAISAKLHRLRTHREHLATKRDHYAALLSGLDTSHPQWADLHHRHARTAADHERICARIRNLNHTLAWSAARWAVDQATATGCGVIYLEDLATLQARGHRRGNARLSGQVRGLVVEEIRHLAAKAGIAVVTVPARGTSRYCPRCGTGTSPLKHVAAPDQPTRAGWKWARCSCGLSADRDWAAAERIVARGLLGQAHTRTDRATGHRTITTVVEGNVARARRPRAEIRRVRRANRSGRDTFDRPGRPGPTPGKDRPTPKRPGRPTPAVRDEAGLASTFRRVPEWRTVPAPTAVGQRPAGHEPQSGHLAVTRSGRARDFQHRTGFHRARATPVLRLSADYGPRASTTTPARNV, encoded by the coding sequence GTGAACACGTTGCTGACCGGCACCGTCGCCCGCCTGAGCGACCCACCCGGCACCTCGGGCGGCGGCTGCGCGGGTGGGCGGGTGTTCTCCGATGGGCGGATGCTGCGCTACGACGCCACCGCAATCTCCGCGAAACTGCACCGGCTACGCACCCACCGCGAACACCTGGCCACCAAACGCGACCACTACGCCGCCCTGCTATCCGGGCTGGACACCTCACACCCGCAGTGGGCCGACCTACACCACCGCCACGCTCGCACCGCGGCTGACCACGAACGCATCTGCGCAAGGATCCGCAACCTCAACCACACCCTGGCCTGGTCAGCGGCCCGCTGGGCAGTGGACCAAGCGACCGCGACCGGCTGCGGCGTCATCTACCTCGAAGACCTCGCCACTCTGCAAGCGCGCGGGCACCGTAGGGGTAATGCTCGGCTGTCGGGGCAGGTCCGCGGCCTGGTGGTGGAGGAGATCCGGCACCTGGCCGCCAAAGCCGGTATTGCCGTGGTCACCGTCCCGGCGCGAGGTACCTCGAGGTACTGCCCGCGCTGCGGCACCGGCACCAGCCCTCTGAAGCACGTGGCGGCGCCGGACCAGCCCACCCGGGCGGGCTGGAAATGGGCGCGCTGCTCGTGTGGGCTCTCGGCGGATCGGGATTGGGCCGCCGCCGAGCGGATCGTGGCGCGTGGTCTGCTGGGTCAGGCCCATACTCGCACCGACCGGGCCACCGGCCACCGCACCATCACCACGGTGGTGGAGGGCAACGTCGCCCGCGCCCGGCGTCCCCGCGCTGAGATCCGCCGGGTGCGCCGCGCCAACCGTAGCGGCCGCGACACCTTTGACCGCCCCGGCCGTCCCGGCCCCACCCCGGGTAAGGACCGGCCCACGCCTAAACGCCCCGGACGGCCCACTCCGGCAGTCCGGGATGAGGCCGGGCTCGCATCGACTTTTCGCCGTGTGCCGGAGTGGCGTACGGTTCCCGCCCCCACCGCGGTGGGACAGCGTCCGGCGGGACACGAACCCCAGAGCGGCCACCTTGCGGTGACCCGCTCAGGTCGTGCACGCGATTTCCAGCACCGGACCGGTTTCCACCGCGCCCGCGCCACCCCCGTCCTCCGCCTCAGCGCGGACTACGGACCCCGCGCGAGTACGACCACACCGGCCCGGAATGTCTGA